The following coding sequences lie in one Ctenopharyngodon idella isolate HZGC_01 chromosome 11, HZGC01, whole genome shotgun sequence genomic window:
- the rpn1 gene encoding dolichyl-diphosphooligosaccharide--protein glycosyltransferase subunit 1: MWSAGAVSFVLISCFFCASVSADGLVNEDVKRTLDLSTHLAKITAEIQLANHGASRVHSFTLALEAELAPNLAFIGASVKGEEEEDESLELKEKTIHGQSGKFFEAQLPSSLAPGAKLRVKVETVFSHVLKPFPTQITQAERQLVVFQGNHYLYSPYPTRSQTTRVRLASKTVESYTKLGNPSKSDEAIEYGPFKDVPPFSQDAMKLHYENNTPFLTISSITRTIEVSHWGNIAVEETIDLRHTGAYLKGPFSRYDYQRQSDSGISSVKSFKTILPASAQDVYYRDEIGNISTSHLQVLDDSVEVEIRPRFPLFGGWKTHYIIGYNLPSYEYLYNLGDQYALKMRLVDHVYDDQVIDQLTVKLILPEGARNIHMDTPYPITRSQDELHYTYLDTFGRPVLVATKNNLVEQHIQDVVVHYNFNKILMLQEPLLVVGAFYILFFTVIIYVRLDFSITKDPAAEVRMKVASITEQVLTLVNKRLGLYRHMDEVVNRYKQSRDTGALNSGRKTLEAEHRTLTSDITALQARLKAEGSDLAEKVGEIQKLDGQLKDLVCRSCQEAERLVAGKVKKDAYIDSDKTLAGKRQELVSRIDSLLDAL; this comes from the exons ATGTGGAGCGCCGGAGCGGTGAGTTTTGTGCTTATCTCGTGTTTCTTCTGCGCGTCGGTTAGTGCGGACGGGCTGGTGAATGAGGACGTGAAGCGCACGCTGGATCTGAGCACTCACCTCGCGAAGATAACAGCGGAGATTCAGCTCGCAAATCACGGAGCCTCGAGAGTGCACAGTTTCACCCTCGCGCTGGAGGCCGAGCTCGCGCCGAATCTGGCCTTCATCGGTGCATCT GTAAAaggggaggaagaggaagatgaaAGCTTAGAGCTAAAAGAGAAAACTATCCATGGACAAAG TGGTAAATTTTTCGAGGCACAGTTACCATCTTCTCTCGCACCGGGTGCTAAACTGCGGGTGAAGGTTGAGACGGTGTTCAGTCACGTGCTGAAGCCTTTCCCCACCCAGATCACCCAGGCCGAGCGACAGCTGGTGGTCTTCCAGGGGAACCACTACCTGTACTCCCCATATCCCACCCGCTCCCAGACCACCCGTGTCCGCCTGGCCTCCAAAACCGTGGAGAGCTATACCAAACTGGGCAACCCCAGCAAGAGCGACGAGGCCATTGAGTATGGACCATTCAAAGATGTACCTCCCTTCAGCCAG GATGCCATGAAGCTCCACTATGAGAACAACACGCCTTTCCTTACCATCAGCAGCATCACTCGAACCATCGAGGTCTCTCACTGGGGCAACATCGCTGTGGAGGAAACCATCGATCTGAGGCACACTGGTGCCTACCTGAAGGGGCCCTTTTCCCGATATGACTACCAGAGACAGTCTGATAGCGGCATTTCCTCAGTCAAATCTTTCAAG ACCATCCTCCCAGCCTCTGCTCAGGATGTGTACTACCGCGATGAGATTGGGAACATCTCCACCTCTCACCTCCAAGTTCTAGATGATTCCGTAGAGGTTGAAATCCGTCCCCGTTTCCCGCTGTTCGGTGGCTGGAAAACACATTACATCATTGGTTATAATCTTCCCAGCTACGAATATCTCTATAATCTGG GTGATCAGTATGCCCTGAAGATGCGTCTGGTCGATCATGTCTATGATGACCAGGTTATTGACCAGCTAACTGTGAAACTGATCCTTCCTGAAGGAGCCAG AAATATCCACATGGACACTCCCTACCCCATCACCCGCAGTCAGGATGAACTGCATTACACTTACCTGGACACCTTTGGCAGACCTGTGCTGGTGGCCACCAAGAACAATCTGGTGGAGCAGCACATTCAGGACGTTGTG GTTCACTACAACTTCAATAAGATCCTGATGCTGCAGGAGCCATTGTTAGTGGTGGGAGCGTTCTACATCCTCTTTTTCACCGTGATCATCTACGTGCGCCTCGACTTCTCCATTACCAAG GATCCAGCAGCAGAGGTGCGTATGAAGGTGGCCTCCATCACTGAGCAGGTCTTGACTCTGGTCAACAAGCGCCTAGGTCTGTACCGCCACATGGATGAAGTTGTGAACCGCTACAAGCAATCCCGGGATACCGGAGCACTAAACAGCGGCCGAAAGACCCTGGAGGCCGAACACCGCACCCTCACCAGTGACATCACTGCTTTACAAGCCCGTCTCAAAGCAGAAGGCTCCGACCTGGCTGAAAAA GTTGGTGAGATACAGAAGCTGGACGGCCAGCTGAAGGATCTGGTGTGCCGATCCTGTCAGGAAGCTGAGCGGCTGGTGGCCGGAAAGGTGAAGAAGGATGCCTACATCGACTCGGATAAAACCCTGGCAGGCAAAAGGCAAGAGCTGGTCAGCCGCATCGACAGCCTTCTGGACGCCTTGTAA